The window GCCACATCGTAATATCGTCTGTCATGAGACGTTCTACTTTTTGTTGTAACATACGTTTTTTTAGTTCGCGTTCTGCTGAAGCTTCACTAATGGTATAAATTTCTGCAACTTCAGCAGTTGATAAGGTGTTAAAACGGTCGAACAATTTTTCGAGTGTTGGAATGGGCTGACGAACTAACTCTTCTCCAAGCAGCTCCTGTAAAATATGCTCATAAACCTCATAGCTATAAGAACCACTAACCTTTAAACCTTCTTCTTCAATACATTCATTGAAAAATACGATACTTGGAACTTCATCAATTTCCATTTCATGTGTTAAGTGAAGATCGCATTGGAAGGAACGGGCCGCTTCCTTTGAGCCGAAATCAGCTGTGAATTCATTCATGTCTAAATTTACTTCATACGCAACGTCAAGTAATGTTGCATGGGAATGTATATTGCGCGTATTTAATGCAGCCACTTCTTGTACCTTGTTTAAATAGCGGAAGCCTGCACGTTTGCCCTGTAATTCAGCTGCTTTAATTGCTATTGAAGGTAATGCTGGATGCGAAATATCCAATTCTGCTCCTGAAACACATCCTTTAATACGGTTACTAATACTGTTTAATGATGCAAGTTCCGTACTGAGAACATATCGACATGTAAAGTAATGTTCATATTCGACCTGTAATTTGCGTAGGGTACCTTGCATTGCAAAGGCTTCCGGGCAAAGTGGATCAATAAAAATATATAATTCTATTGGCTTATTACATGTAGAAGGTGCAATTGATTGCTGTAACAGTTGGACATTGTTCACTCAAATCCCTCCTCATCATTCGGAGCGTTGACCATATGGTGAGCAGTTAATGTAAGTCGTTTG is drawn from Solibacillus sp. R5-41 and contains these coding sequences:
- a CDS encoding DsbA family protein, whose translation is MNNVQLLQQSIAPSTCNKPIELYIFIDPLCPEAFAMQGTLRKLQVEYEHYFTCRYVLSTELASLNSISNRIKGCVSGAELDISHPALPSIAIKAAELQGKRAGFRYLNKVQEVAALNTRNIHSHATLLDVAYEVNLDMNEFTADFGSKEAARSFQCDLHLTHEMEIDEVPSIVFFNECIEEEGLKVSGSYSYEVYEHILQELLGEELVRQPIPTLEKLFDRFNTLSTAEVAEIYTISEASAERELKKRMLQQKVERLMTDDITMWRAK